From the Pyrenophora tritici-repentis strain M4 chromosome 5, whole genome shotgun sequence genome, the window CCGCCATCAGCACGAGGTAGCTGATGATTGTCCAaatcgccgccatcaccatcttGCGGAGGAGCGGGTGGAGTTGTAGCGGCGTCGGCGAGGCGGTTGATGAGAGGTTTAAATGGGAGCACcttcggtgatggtgaagGGCCGATGATGGGAGACAATGGAGGAGTGGAGGGTGAGTCGTAGCTATCAAACCGCACGGAGGCGGTGGTAACGATCTCATCAGTCTCTGGGATCCACATCTGGTAGATGTTCTCGCCGATCATACCGACGAGGTGGCCCTTGTGAGCACGAGGTGCAAATTTGTCACCTTTAACGCGCTTCTGGGCGGGTATATGGGCGTATCCAACATGGCCGAAAGCGTGCATCTTGGCGACGTTTGGGACTGGGTTTGGGTAGCCTATAGAGCGATTCCAGGCCTCTAAAGGAGTGATCTTTCCTGGGAGGTTGCTGTTGGAGACGAGGTTGTGAATGCGGGCCATATATTTGGCTGCGTAGGGCCACAGCTTTATAGGAAGCTTGGCTGCAATAAGAGCTCCGCGAGTTCGATCCTCTGTGATACCGTTGGCGCGCTCTGCAATACCATTGCGAGTGGCATCATAAGGTGGTGACGTAACTACCTCGATGCCCACGCTATCGAAGTACTGCTTGTTGCTGGCGTTAATAAACTCGCGAGCGTTGTCGGTATGGATAGTGATGGTAAAGCCTTTGGccttcatagctttgcacCAATTAATAAGCTGTTGGCCTAGTACAGCGCGGCTGTCTGATGTGAATAGCCACTGTCGGCGTGACTTGCCATCCGTGATAGGCATGAAGTAACGCTCTCCATCTTTTCCAGGTATAGTGATGGGGCCGACGACATCGACATGGACCTTGCCAAGCGCTGTATTGGGTGGAGTTTGTTGAATTCGAGAGATATTTCGCTTTGATTTGGAGAGGCCGCAGGGCTCGCAGTTGGTGACGGTAGAAGTAGTGAGCTTCATCCCATGTACAACTTTTGCAGTGTCCTTAATAGCGtctattccagcgtgtccCATGATATGATGCCAGTCGGTGGCTGGCCGTGAGGATGAGGGCTCATCGGCAGAGCTTCGATAGCAAACAAGAGAGGCGTATGAGAGAGCGGCCGGCGCCTTGGAGGATTCTGTAACTACGAGAAAGTTGGGTATACCGTCGATCTCTGGTAAGTAAGCTAGCTCCTCATCTGAGGCAGTGTACAATTTGTCCTTGCCCGAGTGATACCACACTCCCGCGCGCTTGAATGGAGCTTGGGAGATGACGTTGGTGGCGAAATCGGGGCAGTAGAGGACGTTTTGGAGTGAGATCTTCTCTGTTGTTCCGTCGGCTTTGACGACTTCAAGGCGTACAGTGCCAACGCCGGCGGCGGTGGTTGATCCGGTAGAGCCGTGTACGTCATTGTCGATTGGAGCGTATTCGTAAAATTTCGAGCGGTTATTGAAGACGTGCCGGTTAGCGGCAGTGTCGTAGCAGTACCGCTGTTGATAGTCGTGATTGGAGACTGCCTTCTTGAGGAGAGTCGGAGAGACGAAGGTGGCGACTGTCACGTATGAGTGAGCATCGTACTGATCAGCATCGTCGTCGTTGCTGTTCTTGGCCACTGTAACGTTTgtacgagctgctgcagCTGCGGCCTTCTTAGCGGCATTGTCTGCGGTGCGCTTCTTAACATTATCTGGGGTGAGAGAAGGGTGAAGTTTCCAGCAAAGCTCATTAGGTCCTGGGTGCTCTCGCTTGCAGTGATCGCACATTCCAACAGGCTGAGGAGTACGCTTCTGTTGGTTGTTATTGCGCGTCGGCAGAGACGAAGGAGTAGGAGTAGAGTTCTGGTTGCTGTTGTTGCCATTGCCGCGGCCATTTAGGCGTGTGAGAACGCGCTTCTCCTCCGCTTGTTTAGAGACGGAGAGGAAAGTCTTCACGGGCTCATCTGGGGCATGGCGTAGGTGATCCTCGAGTGACGCGACGAGCGTGTCGATAGACCATGTATGGCCTTGGCGGAGGTCGTTATTGCGAGCTTCTACCCACTGTGGGAGTACACGAGCTAAGCCGTGAAGGAAGTGGATGATGAGCAGGTCTTCGATGTCGCGGTCGGCGGATGTACCAGGTACTGCTGAAGGCTTCTTCCATCCAAGTGTGATGCCTTGTACCGTGATGTCATTAATTGTCTCGCGAAACTTTCCAATATAGCTGCGGACTGTGGGTTGGGTCTCAGCGCGGAGGTCGATGAAGGCAGTCCACGCGAGAGCAGCATTGGCGTAGTCACCGTTGCTGTTTAGGTCCTTGAGAGCCTTGTACATATCGTGGGCGGTGGGGCAAGTGCGCACCTGAGCTACGAGAGGCTTGTCAATGGATGAGAGTATGGTGTTTTGGAGTCGGGCATCTCGGGCGACCCATGAGTCAAGCGCAAGCTTGTCCTCTTTAAGTAGCTGTCGAGCCTCATTGTTGAACGGTCCTATAGTCTTGTTGAGTTTGCCGACACGGTCAAGCTCGGCTTGGATAACGTCTGTTGAGGTGCCTAATGGATGAGTGATCGGGCGCTGCATGGCGGTAATGCGATATTTGTCGTCTGTAGCGTCAAATTCTGGGCGCGGAGCGCCATCTAGGACGGCTACAGCGCCATCGGCGGCTGCGTAATTGATGAGTTGTTTAATCCAGTCCTTCCAGTTTTTGCCGTCGGCTGCAAGGCGCGCTGTGACAGCTGTGGAGGAGGTGTAAGTTGCCATCGCGGCGGACGTCGAAGACCGTTCGGCTAGCGATTTTTGGCGGTGAGCAGCGAGGAGCTCGTCGTCGTCCAAGCGATCGATGAGCTGCAAGTTGCGGGGTCGCGATTGCTAAAGTGGCGCGCGATTGCGACGTCACCGAGCTGTTTTGCGGGGAGGGTGATGATCGTGATGAGGCGCGCGGGTCGTCAAAATATCTAATAGAATTATCGTGAGCGACTA encodes:
- a CDS encoding rve domain containing protein, encoding MSLNRRKPFKYKLTRTLRVSKTSRTEIPPETRAFIAGAALLGNVSHHAIAAALHRDRSGISKLMKRIEDKAESGGFDLWDPVLFQDDIGRGGPEVLSQEQKDEILIDRLDDDELLAAHRQKSLAERSSTSAAMATYTSSTAVTARLAADGKNWKDWIKQLINYAAADGAVAVLDGAPRPEFDATDDKYRITAMQRPITHPLGTSTDVIQAELDRVGKLNKTIGPFNNEARQLLKEDKLALDSWVARDARLQNTILSSIDKPLVAQVRTCPTAHDMYKALKDLNSNGDYANAALAWTAFIDLRAETQPTVRSYIGKFRETINDITVQGITLGWKKPSAVPGTSADRDIEDLLIIHFLHGLARVLPQWVEARNNDLRQGHTWSIDTLVASLEDHLRHAPDEPVKTFLSVSKQAEEKRVLTRLNGRGNGNNSNQNSTPTPSSLPTRNNNQQKRTPQPVGMCDHCKREHPGPNELCWKLHPSLTPDNVKKRTADNAAKKAAAAAARTNVTVAKNSNDDDADQYDAHSYVTVATFVSPTLLKKAVSNHDYQQRYCYDTAANRHVFNNRSKFYEYAPIDNDVHGSTGSTTAAGVGTVRLEVVKADGTTEKISLQNVLYCPDFATNVISQAPFKRAGVWYHSGKDKLYTASDEELAYLPEIDGIPNFLVVTESSKAPAALSYASLVCYRSSADEPSSSRPATDWHHIMGHAGIDAIKDTAKVVHGMKLTTSTVTNCEPCGLSKSKRNISRIQQTPPNTALGKVHVDVVGPITIPGKDGERYFMPITDGKSRRQWLFTSDSRAVLGQQLINWCKAMKAKGFTITIHTDNAREFINASNKQYFDSVGIEVVTSPPYDATRNGIAERANGITEDRTRGALIAAKLPIKLWPYAAKYMARIHNLVSNSNLPGKITPLEAWNRSIGYPNPVPNVAKMHAFGHVGYAHIPAQKRVKGDKFAPRAHKGHLVGMIGENIYQMWIPETDEIVTTASVRFDSYDSPSTPPLSPIIGPSPSPKVLPFKPLINRLADAATTPPAPPQDGDGGDLDNHQLPRADGGDGFDGFEDDDEAPPAPPTRGNNKAARRHEINADLNPAHIIHGPRNRRARAFFTSSTFDRCFAMALVKPTLGSKLSELPPEPRNYRQFLKHPRRDDLQLAMDDEYNALIANGTWRPATAEEIAKYEIIPGQWVWTYKGNAQGYHVKDKARMVACGNKQQESIWYREVYSYVVRTSTLRILLALVAYFDLECEQIDMITAYLNAHLDDDDVVLLRLPAGCTGFGNIVRLRRGMYGLRQSALLWYNDLKDSLKDLGFEPIEADPCVFVNPTTKAIIVVYVDDLILITRDVTSMKALKSQLLNRYKARDLGPIGFYLGIRILRDRPNRSLSMTMDSYVDRIVDEYHLANAPKADNPLPKSALTLIKRDDIADNNLIQQYQSLVAKLLYPTSIIRCDLAWHVNFMARFANNPTLEQLSLLKHMLRYYNGTATLGIKYQGDLKDANMDDPDHMIGLKAYSDSAHGDNNERKSSSGYVIKMARGVVSYKSYRQRLVTLSSTESEYIAMTYAAKEINWLQRLLSQVGYVGNDLKPFKLYTDNQPALNMIRKDGHHERTKHIDAYFKYTKQQYKDGNLKLDYLPGVEMPADGLTKPLDKQEHAKFIGLIDMVNVPRM